Below is a genomic region from Cellulomonas sp. P24.
CGTCGTCGAGCAGGCCGCAGCGGCCGGGCTCGGCGGGGTGATGCTGTTCGGCGTCCCCGAGCACCGGGATGCGACCGGGACCGGTGCGACCGACCCGGACGGGATCCTCAACCTGGCGATCGCCGACGCGGTCGAGGCCGCGCGCGGCCGGCTGGTCGTGATGGCGGACCTGTGCCTCGACGAGTTCACCGACCACGGCCACTGCGGCGTGCTCGACTCACGGGGCGCGGTCGACAACGACGCCACCCTGGTCCGGTACGCGGACATGGCGCTCGCCCAGGCGCGTGCCGGCGCGGACGTCGTCGGGCTCAGCGGGATGATGGACGGCCAGGTGGGCGTGGTCCGTGACGCGCTCGACGACGCCGGGTTCACCGGGGTGTCGGTGCTCGCGTACGCCGCGAAGTACGCGTCGGCGTTCTACGGCCCGTTCCGCGAGGCGGTCGAGTCGACGCTCGTCGGCGACCGCCGGACGTACCAGATGAACCCGGCGAACCGCCGCGAGGCGGCGCTCGAGGTCGCGATCGACGTCGAGGAGGGTGCCGACATCGTCATGGTGAAGCCGGCCATGAGCTACCTCGACGTGCTGGCCGACGTCGCCGCGACCTCACCGGTACCGGTGGCGGCCTACCAGGTGTCCGGCGAGTACGCGATGATCGAGGCCGCCGCGGCCCAGGGCTGGATCGACCGGCGCCCGGCGATCCTCGAGTCGGTGCTGTCGATCCGCCGGGCGGGCGCCGACCACGTGCTCACCTACTGGGCGCTGGAGATCGCCGGCTGGCTGCGCGAGGACCTCACGACGAGCGACAGGACGAACCGCTGATGACCACGAGCACCCCCCTCTCCGCCGAGCTGTTCGACCGCGCGCGAGGTCTGATCCCCGGTGGCGTCAACTCCCCGGTGCGGGCCTTCGGCTCGGTCGGCGGCACGCCGCGGTTCCTCGCGTCGGCCAGCGGCCCGTACGTGACCGACGTCGACGGTCACGAGTACGTGGACCTGGTGTGCTCGTGGGGGCCGGCGATCCTCGGTCACGCGCACCCCGACGTGGTGGCGGCGGTGCAGGCCGCTGCGGCCCGCGGGCTCTCGTTCGGTGCGCCGAGCGTCACCGAGGTAGAGCTCGCCGAGGAAGTCATGTCCCGGGTGGGCGTGGTCGAGCAGCTCCGGCTCGTGTCCACCGGCACCGAGGCGACCATGACGGCGGTCCGGCTCGCGCGGGGGTTCACCGGCCGGGCCCGGATCATCAAGTTCGCGGGCTGCTACCACGGTCACGTCGACGCTCTCCTGGCGCAGGCGGGCTCCGGCCTGGCCACGCTCGCGATGCCGGGCTCCGCCGGGGTCACGGAGGCCGTCGCCGCCGAGACGATCGTGCTGCCGTACAACGACGTCGCGGCGGTCGAGGCCGCGTTCGCGGCGCACGGCTCGACGATCGCAGCCGTGATCACCGAGGCCGCGCCGGCGAACATGGGCGTCGTCCCGCCCGCGCCCGGCTTCAACGCGGCGCTGCGCCGGATCACCGCGGCGCATGGTGCGCTGCTGATCCAGGACGAGGTGCTCACGGGCTTCCGCGTCGGGCCCGCGGGGTGGTGGGGTCTCGAGGGTGCGACCGAGGGCTGGGCGCCGGACCTGCTGACGTTCGGCAAGGTGATCGGCGGCGGGCTGCCGGTCGCCGCGATCGGCGGCTCGGCGGACCTGATGAGCTACCTGGCTCCGGTTGGCCCGGTCTACCAGGCGGGCACGTTGTCGGGGAACCCGGTCGCGACCGCCGCGGGGCTCGCGACGCTGCGGGCGGCCGACGCCACGGTGTACGCGCGGCTCGACGAGGTCGCGCAGACGCTGTCCACGGCGGTCAGCGACGCGCTCACGACGGCGGGGGTCCCGCATCACGTGCAGCGGGCGGGGAACCTGTTCTCGATCGTGTTCGGTCAGGCGGCCGCCGACTCCGGCGCGCACGACTACGCCGAGGTGCAGGCGAGCGAGTCGTGGCGGTACACGCCGTTCTTCCACGCGCTGCTCGAGCACGGTGTGTACACGGCGCCGTCGGCGTTCGAGGCGTGGTTCGTCTCGGCGGCGCACGACGACGTCGCGATCGAGCGGGTGCTCGACGCTCTTCCGGCGGCGGCGCGGGCGGCGGCAACAGCGCGTCCTGCGTAGGACCATCGTCCTCTTGCGAATACCCATGGGGGGTATATCGTTGAACTGTCAGTCAAACCCGTGGTGCCGTCGGCGCCGCGGGCGGACCGACAGCAGCAGCCCCACCGGCTGCTGAACGCTGCCCAGCGGGAGGCTCCCATGGCGGGATACACCGGGTCGAAGGACGAGTACCTCAAGCGGTTGCGCCGCATCGAGGGCCAGGTGCGCGGCATCGCCCGCATGGTCGACGAGGACACCTACTGCATCGACGTCCTCACACAGATCTCCGCCGTGACCAAGGCGCTGCAGGCCGTGAGCATCGGACTCATGGAGGACCACCTCGGCCACTGCGTCGTCGACGCCGCGCGCTCCTCCCACGAGGAGGGCGCCGAGAAGGTCCGCGAGGCGGCCGATGCGATCGCCCGCCTCGTCCGCAGCTGAGCCGCCTCGCGCCGACACCCTCGATCCACCCCGCACCCGTTCGCCCGACAGCCGCTCACCCGAGCGGCGCCACACCCACCGAGAGGATCCGACCATGAGCCAGACCACCACGTTCTCCGTCGACGGCATGACCTGCAACCACTGCGTGCACCACGTCACCGAGGAGCTGACGGCGATCCCGGGCGTCACGAACGTCACGATCGACCTGCAGGCCGGCGCGTCCTCCCCGGTCACCGTCGTCTCCGACGAGCCGCTCACCGACGAGGCCATCAAGGCCGCCGTCGAGGAGGCCGGCTACGCCGTCACCCCCCGCGGGTCGTTGCTGTGACAGCCGACGAGACGAGCACCCCGCACCTGACGGTCCCCGTCGCTCCCGTCGCCACGATCGACCTCGCCGTCACGGGCATGACCTGCTCGTCGTGCGTGTCGCACGTCGAGAAGCGCCTCAACCGCGTGCCCGGCGTGACCGCGACGGTCAACCTCGCCCTCGAGACCGCCCACGTCGAGATCGCCCCGTCGCCCGACGGCACGGACCCCGCCGACGTCGAGGCACTCATCGCCGCCGTCCGCAAGGCCGGGTACGACGCGACCGTCGTCGCCCGTCCGGACACCGCTCCCGCCGGTCCGCGCACGACTCCGGCCACGTCGACGGACACCTCGGGTGGGGCGGGTGTCGACACCGGCATGACCCTGTCCGGCCACACGATGGCCCCCGGTCACGAGATGACGGCCGACGAGGACACCTCGGCACCGACGCCCGACCGCGGCGACGACCTGCTCCGGCGGCTACGCGTCGCAGGGACGCTGGCCGTCCCGGTCGTGCTGCTCTCGATGGTCCGGCCGCTGCAGTTCACCGGGTGGCAGTGGGTCGTCGCCGTCCTCGCGCTGCCCGTCGCGACCTGGGCGGCGCTGCCGTTCCACCGCGCCGCGTTCCGGGCCGCCCGGCACGGGTCGTCGACGATGGACACGCTCGTCTCGATCGGCATCATCGCCGCGACCGGCTGGTCGCTGTGGGCTCTGCTGCTCGGCGGCGCGGGCAAGCTCGGCATGCGGATGAGCCCGACGTTGTGGCCGGCCGCTGCGGGTGGCCACGCGATGACGACGCCCGAGCTGTACTTCGAGGCTGCGGCCGTCGTCACGACGTTCCTGCTCTCGGGCCGCTACCTCGAGCACCGCTCGCGTCGGCACGCCGGCGACGCGCTGCGCGCCCTGCTGGACCTCGGCGCCAAGGACGCCGCGCTGCTCGTGACGGGCCCTGGCGGGACCCGCGTCGAGCAGCGCGTGCCGATCTCCCAGCTCCAGGTCGGCGACGAGTTCGCGGTGCGGCCGGGCGAGAAGATCGCGACCGACGGCGTGGTCGTCAGCGGCACGAGCGCGGTCGACGCGTCCCTGCTGACCGGCGAACCGTTGCCCGTCGACGTCGGCCCGGACGACGAGGTGACCGGCGCGACCATCAACACGTCCGGGCACCTGATCGTGCGGGCGACGCGGGTCGGCGACGAGACGCAGCTCGCGCAGATCGGACGGCTCGTGTCCGCGGCGCAGACCGGCAAGGCGCCGGTGCAGCGGCTCGCCGACCGGATCTCCGGGGTGTTCGTGCCCGTGGTCCTGGTGCTCGCCCTCACGACGCTGACGGTGTGGCTCGTCTCGGGCGGCGGCGTGCAGGCGGCGTTCACCGCGGCGGTCGCGGTGCTGATCATCGCGTGCCCGTGCGCGCTCGGCCTCGCGACGCCGACGGCTCTGCTGGTCGGGACCGGTCGCGGCGCCCAGCTCGGCATCCTCATCAAGGGCCCGGAGGTCCTCGAGCGCACCCGAGCAATCGACACGATCGTCCTCGACAAGACCGGCACGGTCACCGAGGGCCACATGACGGTCGTCGACGTCCTCACCTCTCCCGGTCAAGTGGAGCGAACTGCACCGACACGCGAGCGTGTCGCGCGCAGTTCGCTCCACTTGACGGAGGGGGCGCTCGAGCTGACCGAGGACGAGCGCGAAGTGCTGCGGGTCGCGGGTGCCGTGGAGGCGTTGAGCGAGCACCCGATCGCCCGTGCGGTCGCTGCCGCAGCTCGGAGCGTCGGCGCCGATCCCGCCGGAACCACGGGCTCCGGCGGAGCGGTGGGTTCCGGTGCCGAGGCCGACCGTGAGGTCGCGGGCGTCGGCGGGGACGGCGTCGAGATCGGCGCATCGCAGGTGCTCGAGTTCCGCAACGACGCTGGGCGCGGCGTGTCCGGGGTCGTGCGGATCGCGCACTCCGGGGTCGACGTCTCGCAGCGGGTCCTCGTCGGGCGCGCGTCCTGGCTCGCGGAGAACGGGGTGCCCGACGCCGACCCCGACCTGCTGGCTGCCGTCGCGGCGGCAGAGCGTGACGGGGCGACGGCCGTGCTGGTCGCATGGGCCGGTCAGGTCCGTGGCGCGATCGTGCTGCGCGACCCGGTCAAGGAGACCTCCCGCGAGGCGCTCGACCAGCTCCGCACGCTCGGCCTGCGCCCGGTGCTGCTCACCGGCGACAACGTCGGGTCCGCCCAGGCGGTCGGCCGGCTCGTCGGGCTCCCGGAGCAGGACGTCATCGCGCAGGTCCTCCCGCAGGACAAGGTCGACGTGGTCGCCCGGCTCCAGGCCGAGGGTCACGTCGTCGCGATGGTCGGCGACGGCGTCAACGACGCAGCGGCCCTCGCGGCGGCTGACCTCGGGCTCGCGATGGGCACCGGCACCGACGCCGCGATCGAGGCGGCCGACCTCACGCTGGTCCGCGGCGACCTGCGGTCGGCGGCCGCGGCGATCCGGCTCTCCCGGCGGACGCTGACGATCATCAAGCAGAACCTGTTCTGGGCATTCGCGTACAACGTCGCAGCGATCCCGCTCGCGGCGCTCGGCCTGCTCAACCCGATGATCGCCGGTGCGGCGATGGCGTTCTCATCGGTGCTCGTCGTCAGCAACTCGCTGCGCCTGCGCCAGTTCTCCTGACCCCGGTCCCCCGCCCGGCCTGGCCGGGCGGGGGACCGCCCCGCCCCGCCCCGCCCCGGGCGTCCGCCCGGCCCGTCGAGTGGAGCGTTGTGCGACGACACGCCCGCGTGTCGGTCGCACAACGCTCCACTCGACGGAGGGGGTGGGACTGGTCATCGAGGGTTCATGGCGGCGACACTCGTCGGCCACATCGTCTCCACAGGTCGCGCATAGTTTCGGCTCCGGCCGGGAATTACCCGCGCCGGAAGGAGAACCGACATGCGTAGGTCTTTCACGGCGGCCGCCCTCGCCGTCACCGCAGCAGCCGGGCTCGTGACGAGCGGCTATGCCGCCGACCGATCGGCCCGGATCGACCGCGACCACGGCTCGTCGTCGCACTCCGACGACAGGGAGCACCCGAGCTCGAGCACGCTGCGCAACTTCGGCATCACCCGCGCGATCCCGGCCTCGTCGACCGTCAACGTCGACACCGCGACCGCCCTGGCGAACCCCCTCTCGCTCATCACCGTGGCACCTGGCCTCAAGGCGAAGGTCGTCACGTCGGGCAACGCCGCCCCCAACCTCGACATGGGTGCCCTGTGGCCGGCGAGCCACCCGACGCACCTGTTCTTCTGCAACGAGCAGGGCCCGACCGACCCCGGCGTCCAGCGCATCGACCTCGCGACCGGCACCGCGGTGACGGTGCTGACCGGGACGAAGTCGTGCGACCCGCTGCACGTGACGCCCTGGGGCACGATCGTCTTCGGTGAGGAGGCCGGCGCGACCGGAGCGGTCTACGAGATGATCGACCCGATGTCGGTCGTCGGCGCGACCCTCGACCGCACCACCGGCGTCACCTCCACCCCGAACATCGTCCGCCGCGACGCCCTCGGCTCGCTGTCGTTCGAGGGCCTCGGCATCCTGCCGAACGGCGTCGCCTACTACGGTGACGAGCTCGGCCCGAAGAACGGCGCCCCTGGCGGCTCGTACTTCAAGTTCGTCCCGTCGACGCCCTACGCGGGCACGACGCCGATCACCTCTCTCGACCAGTCCCCACTGGCGTCCGGGTCCGTGTTCGGCCTCCGGGTGTCCGACGGCAGCAACTACGGCCCGGCGATGGCGCTCGGCCAGGGCGCGTGGATCCCGATCCCGGGCGCGTCCGGCGCACAGCTTCGCACGCTCGCTCCGGCCGCCGGCCTGACGGGCTACTACCGCCCGGAGGACATCGCGCTCGACCTGAAGGCGCTCGCCGCCGGTGACGTGCGGTGGTGCGGCAACAACACCGGCCGTGACGAGTCCCGCTACTTCGGCGAGACGATCTGCCTGAAGGACGGGCGGCTCTCGGACGTCGCGAGCGGGACCTCGACCCCGGAGGTCGAGCTCTTCGTCGTCGGCAACCAGGACCTCAACATGCCCGACAACATCGACAACCAGCCGGGTCGCGGCAACTGGATCCTCCACGAGGACGGCAGCACGTACGGCGCCCAGGGCGGCGACCACAACGACGACCTCTGGAGCTGCATGAGCGACGGCGCGGACATCGACGCCCAGTCCGACGGCTGCGTGCGGGTCGCGGTGCTCAACGACCTGGAGGCCGAGTTCACCGGTGGATTCTTCGACCCGACCGGTCGGCACTTCTACGTGAGCCTGCAGCACAACGACTCGGGCTTCGGCACCCTGGTCGACATCACCGGCTGGCGCTGACCCCGACCCCCGTCGAGTGGAGCGTTGTGCGACGACACGCCCGCGTGTCGCTCGCACAACGCTCCACTCCACAAAGGCGTGAGGGGGTCAGTGGTGGAAGCTCGCTCCGGCGGACCGGTGGGGTGCGGTCTGCGACTCGAGGTGGTGGAGCGCGCGGGTCAGGTCCTCGACGAGCAGGTCGGCCATGTCGTGGCTGAACCCGCGCTTGACGACCACCCGGAGCGCGGCGATGTCCTCCCGGTTCTTCGGGAACGTGTACGCGGGCACCTGCCAGCCCCGCTCGCGCAGGGCCGCCGAGACGTCGAACACCGAGAAGCTCTCGACGCCGGCCGTGAGCGTGAAGGCGAAGACGGGGAGCTCGTCGCCCCGGGTCAGCAGCTCGAACGGCCCGAGCTCCTCGATCTGCCCGGCCAATCGCGTGGCGACGTCGCGCGCGTACTGCTGGACCTTGCGGTAGCCCTCGACCCCCAGCCGCAGAAAGTTGTAGTACTGCGCGACGACCTGGGCCCCGGGGCGCGAGAAGTTGAGCGCGAACGTCGGCATGTCGTCGCCGAGGTAGTTGACCCAGAAGATCAGCTCCTCCGGCAGGCATGACGCGTCGCGCCACACGATCCACCCGACCCCCGGGTACACGAGCCCGTACTTGTGCCCCGACGTGTTGATCGACGCGACCCGCGGCAACCGGAAGTCCCAGACGAGGTCGGGATCGAGGAACGGCGCGACGAACCCGCCCGACGCACCGTCCACGTGCACCGGCACATCGATCCCGGTCCGCGCCTGGAGGTCGTCGAGCGCGGCGCAGATCTCCGCGACCGGCTCGTACGACCCGTCGAACGTGGAGCCGAGGATCGCCACGACGCCGATCGTGTGCTCGTCGCAGAGTGCGACGGCCTCGGCGGCCCCGAGGTGGAGGCGGTCTCCCTCCATCGGCACGAGTCGCATCTCGACGTCCCAGTACGCGGCGAACTTCTCCCAGCACACCTGGACGTTGATGCCCATGACGAGGTTGGGGCGATCCGTCGGCCGACCCGCTGCGGTGCGGCGCTGCCGCCAGCGCCGCAGCAGGGCGAGGCCGCCCAGCATCGCGGCCTCGCTCGATCCTGTGGTCGAGCAGCCGGTCGCCGCGACCTGGTCGGGTGCGTGCCACAGGTCGGCCAGGATGTTGACGCACCGCATCTCGAGCTCGGCCGTCTGCGGGTACTCGTCCTTGTCGATCATGTTCTTGTCGACGGTCTCGGCCATCAGGGTGCGGGCCTCGGGCTCCATCCAGGTCGTGACGAAGGTCGCCAGGTTCATCCGCGCGTTCCCGTCGAGCATGAGCTCGTCGTGGATCAGCTCGTACGCGACCCCGGCGGGGAGCTCGTGCGGGCCGAGCCGGTGCTTCGGGATCTCCTCGCCCTCGAGGTCGAACAACGGGTCCACGGGCAGCGCGCCCGTTCGGGGTTGTCTCGCGTCCGGGTGCTTGAGGGTCACGGCGCAGTCCTCCGGGTCGACGTCCGGCGCCCGGCGGGACGCTGGCCCTGCCCATCCTCACCCCACCCCCGCGCCCGGTCGAGTGGAGCGTTCTGCCGCGACACGCCCGCGTGTCGCTGGCAGAACGCTCCACTCGACGGGGGTGGCTGGGAGGTGGCTGACAGCGGGCTGACTCGGGAATGCCAGGTCTCTGAGATATAACGGCACGCATGACCGCCCTCGCGCACGCACCAGCGCCGAGCGACCGCGCCGTGCGACGGCGGATCACGACG
It encodes:
- the hemB gene encoding porphobilinogen synthase, whose product is MRIRPRRRRATPALRRLLTEVRLHPSELVLPLFVKEGISEPTPLRSMPGVVHHSRASLRVVVEQAAAAGLGGVMLFGVPEHRDATGTGATDPDGILNLAIADAVEAARGRLVVMADLCLDEFTDHGHCGVLDSRGAVDNDATLVRYADMALAQARAGADVVGLSGMMDGQVGVVRDALDDAGFTGVSVLAYAAKYASAFYGPFREAVESTLVGDRRTYQMNPANRREAALEVAIDVEEGADIVMVKPAMSYLDVLADVAATSPVPVAAYQVSGEYAMIEAAAAQGWIDRRPAILESVLSIRRAGADHVLTYWALEIAGWLREDLTTSDRTNR
- the hemL gene encoding glutamate-1-semialdehyde 2,1-aminomutase, with product MTTSTPLSAELFDRARGLIPGGVNSPVRAFGSVGGTPRFLASASGPYVTDVDGHEYVDLVCSWGPAILGHAHPDVVAAVQAAAARGLSFGAPSVTEVELAEEVMSRVGVVEQLRLVSTGTEATMTAVRLARGFTGRARIIKFAGCYHGHVDALLAQAGSGLATLAMPGSAGVTEAVAAETIVLPYNDVAAVEAAFAAHGSTIAAVITEAAPANMGVVPPAPGFNAALRRITAAHGALLIQDEVLTGFRVGPAGWWGLEGATEGWAPDLLTFGKVIGGGLPVAAIGGSADLMSYLAPVGPVYQAGTLSGNPVATAAGLATLRAADATVYARLDEVAQTLSTAVSDALTTAGVPHHVQRAGNLFSIVFGQAAADSGAHDYAEVQASESWRYTPFFHALLEHGVYTAPSAFEAWFVSAAHDDVAIERVLDALPAAARAAATARPA
- a CDS encoding metal-sensitive transcriptional regulator, whose protein sequence is MAGYTGSKDEYLKRLRRIEGQVRGIARMVDEDTYCIDVLTQISAVTKALQAVSIGLMEDHLGHCVVDAARSSHEEGAEKVREAADAIARLVRS
- a CDS encoding heavy-metal-associated domain-containing protein, which produces MSQTTTFSVDGMTCNHCVHHVTEELTAIPGVTNVTIDLQAGASSPVTVVSDEPLTDEAIKAAVEEAGYAVTPRGSLL
- a CDS encoding heavy metal translocating P-type ATPase; this encodes MTADETSTPHLTVPVAPVATIDLAVTGMTCSSCVSHVEKRLNRVPGVTATVNLALETAHVEIAPSPDGTDPADVEALIAAVRKAGYDATVVARPDTAPAGPRTTPATSTDTSGGAGVDTGMTLSGHTMAPGHEMTADEDTSAPTPDRGDDLLRRLRVAGTLAVPVVLLSMVRPLQFTGWQWVVAVLALPVATWAALPFHRAAFRAARHGSSTMDTLVSIGIIAATGWSLWALLLGGAGKLGMRMSPTLWPAAAGGHAMTTPELYFEAAAVVTTFLLSGRYLEHRSRRHAGDALRALLDLGAKDAALLVTGPGGTRVEQRVPISQLQVGDEFAVRPGEKIATDGVVVSGTSAVDASLLTGEPLPVDVGPDDEVTGATINTSGHLIVRATRVGDETQLAQIGRLVSAAQTGKAPVQRLADRISGVFVPVVLVLALTTLTVWLVSGGGVQAAFTAAVAVLIIACPCALGLATPTALLVGTGRGAQLGILIKGPEVLERTRAIDTIVLDKTGTVTEGHMTVVDVLTSPGQVERTAPTRERVARSSLHLTEGALELTEDEREVLRVAGAVEALSEHPIARAVAAAARSVGADPAGTTGSGGAVGSGAEADREVAGVGGDGVEIGASQVLEFRNDAGRGVSGVVRIAHSGVDVSQRVLVGRASWLAENGVPDADPDLLAAVAAAERDGATAVLVAWAGQVRGAIVLRDPVKETSREALDQLRTLGLRPVLLTGDNVGSAQAVGRLVGLPEQDVIAQVLPQDKVDVVARLQAEGHVVAMVGDGVNDAAALAAADLGLAMGTGTDAAIEAADLTLVRGDLRSAAAAIRLSRRTLTIIKQNLFWAFAYNVAAIPLAALGLLNPMIAGAAMAFSSVLVVSNSLRLRQFS
- a CDS encoding PhoX family protein, which gives rise to MRRSFTAAALAVTAAAGLVTSGYAADRSARIDRDHGSSSHSDDREHPSSSTLRNFGITRAIPASSTVNVDTATALANPLSLITVAPGLKAKVVTSGNAAPNLDMGALWPASHPTHLFFCNEQGPTDPGVQRIDLATGTAVTVLTGTKSCDPLHVTPWGTIVFGEEAGATGAVYEMIDPMSVVGATLDRTTGVTSTPNIVRRDALGSLSFEGLGILPNGVAYYGDELGPKNGAPGGSYFKFVPSTPYAGTTPITSLDQSPLASGSVFGLRVSDGSNYGPAMALGQGAWIPIPGASGAQLRTLAPAAGLTGYYRPEDIALDLKALAAGDVRWCGNNTGRDESRYFGETICLKDGRLSDVASGTSTPEVELFVVGNQDLNMPDNIDNQPGRGNWILHEDGSTYGAQGGDHNDDLWSCMSDGADIDAQSDGCVRVAVLNDLEAEFTGGFFDPTGRHFYVSLQHNDSGFGTLVDITGWR
- a CDS encoding glutamate decarboxylase codes for the protein MTLKHPDARQPRTGALPVDPLFDLEGEEIPKHRLGPHELPAGVAYELIHDELMLDGNARMNLATFVTTWMEPEARTLMAETVDKNMIDKDEYPQTAELEMRCVNILADLWHAPDQVAATGCSTTGSSEAAMLGGLALLRRWRQRRTAAGRPTDRPNLVMGINVQVCWEKFAAYWDVEMRLVPMEGDRLHLGAAEAVALCDEHTIGVVAILGSTFDGSYEPVAEICAALDDLQARTGIDVPVHVDGASGGFVAPFLDPDLVWDFRLPRVASINTSGHKYGLVYPGVGWIVWRDASCLPEELIFWVNYLGDDMPTFALNFSRPGAQVVAQYYNFLRLGVEGYRKVQQYARDVATRLAGQIEELGPFELLTRGDELPVFAFTLTAGVESFSVFDVSAALRERGWQVPAYTFPKNREDIAALRVVVKRGFSHDMADLLVEDLTRALHHLESQTAPHRSAGASFHH